Proteins co-encoded in one Spirosoma endbachense genomic window:
- a CDS encoding acyltransferase family protein has product MNNGNARAIWLDYLRSFVTLLVVAHHAALAYPTFAHFDPAHYIYSTAPIVDDNRWKGMDYFIGFNDLFFMPLMFLISGLFVYRGLAKKGVKAYLRDRFIRLGVPFLIAEVLLIPLAYVPSFYEATHSTDVATFVRDYIMTQQWPVGPPWFIWLLLAFDGIGGLIFKYLPSFFLTVGNGFADLSKRPVRLFAVIYALVALSLIPLSLWVGQYTWVGHWGPFDFQLNRLFFYWLFFLAGSCLGATDWQNYLFKQNKLFGKGWPFWFGLSLVCYVLFVMISRLGEVWVRQGKLSATEGYFMYDLFFVASCLTSMSACLSYFKQTITRPIKGWSSLSANAYGIYVVHYGFVTWLQFALLNIDLPVVVKFLIVFSGALILSWLCSRLARRSSFVAQIL; this is encoded by the coding sequence ATGAACAATGGTAACGCGCGAGCGATTTGGCTGGACTATTTACGTTCGTTTGTTACTCTGTTAGTCGTCGCTCATCATGCGGCTCTGGCTTATCCAACGTTCGCCCATTTTGACCCTGCTCATTATATCTACTCGACCGCGCCGATTGTGGATGATAATCGGTGGAAAGGCATGGATTATTTCATTGGCTTTAATGACCTGTTTTTCATGCCGTTGATGTTCCTGATTAGCGGTTTATTCGTCTACCGGGGTCTTGCCAAAAAAGGAGTAAAAGCGTATTTAAGGGATCGATTCATCCGGTTGGGTGTTCCCTTTCTAATTGCCGAAGTGTTGCTAATTCCATTGGCCTATGTCCCTTCTTTCTATGAAGCGACGCATTCCACTGATGTTGCAACGTTTGTACGTGATTACATTATGACCCAGCAATGGCCAGTGGGACCACCCTGGTTTATCTGGTTATTGTTAGCGTTTGATGGGATCGGAGGGCTTATTTTTAAATACTTGCCCTCTTTTTTTCTGACCGTTGGCAACGGGTTCGCCGACCTGAGCAAACGCCCAGTTCGCCTGTTCGCGGTAATTTATGCCCTGGTTGCCCTTAGCCTGATTCCCTTGAGCCTGTGGGTAGGTCAATATACGTGGGTGGGGCACTGGGGGCCGTTTGATTTTCAGCTTAACCGGCTTTTTTTTTATTGGTTGTTCTTTCTGGCGGGCAGTTGTTTAGGGGCTACAGATTGGCAGAACTATCTTTTTAAACAAAATAAGCTCTTCGGTAAGGGCTGGCCGTTTTGGTTTGGGCTGAGCCTGGTCTGTTATGTACTATTTGTCATGATCTCGCGGCTGGGAGAGGTTTGGGTTCGACAGGGAAAGTTATCCGCTACGGAAGGCTATTTTATGTATGACCTTTTCTTTGTTGCCAGTTGTCTGACCAGTATGAGTGCCTGTTTGAGCTACTTCAAACAAACGATTACCCGGCCAATTAAAGGCTGGTCCAGTTTATCCGCGAATGCATACGGCATCTATGTTGTGCATTATGGATTTGTTACCTGGCTACAGTTTGCTTTGTTAAACATTGACTTGCCCGTAGTCGTAAAATTCCTTATTGTCTTTTCAGGAGCCTTGATTCTGAGTTGGTTATGTAGTCGTTTAGCCCGACGAAGCTCATTTGTCGCCCAGATACTCTAA